In Planctomycetota bacterium, a single window of DNA contains:
- a CDS encoding HTTM domain-containing protein, with translation MTTSAQAGVPDASRSPGRAERLRAALGRPIPAESLAAYRILFGTLLFLSTVRFMASGWIEIFYVQPAFHFKYYGFGWVKVLPEEGMWLLYGGIAASALLVALGLFYRAAIAAFLGLFAYAELTDVTNYLNHYYLVTLLALLMTFLPMNARGSLDARRRPDAARAQVPAWTLWLLRFQVGIVYVHAGLAKLGSDWLLHAQPLGIWLKARDETPVLGPLFALPETAYLFSWGGLLFDTTIVAWLLWKRTRPFAFAAVLVFHGLTQILFDIGIFPALMAINATLFFEPDWPSRIAARLRRRAPPAPAPGSAVSRPPPRWAQGALLAYGAFQVLFPFRHWLYPGDVLWNEQGMRWAWKVMLREKSGSVTYHVRDPRTGRSWQVSPSEYLTPRQELEMSGQPDLILQLAHHVAGDLRRKGHGEVEVRAEAKVSLNGRPSRLMIDPAVDLARVRDGLGAARWILPGPTDLPLRANPTVSR, from the coding sequence GTGACGACGTCCGCCCAAGCCGGAGTTCCGGACGCCTCCCGGTCGCCCGGGCGCGCGGAGAGACTGCGGGCCGCCCTGGGGCGTCCGATCCCGGCCGAATCCCTGGCGGCCTACCGCATCCTCTTCGGAACCCTGCTCTTCCTGAGCACGGTCCGCTTCATGGCCAGCGGCTGGATCGAGATCTTCTACGTCCAGCCGGCGTTTCACTTCAAGTATTACGGATTCGGCTGGGTGAAGGTCCTCCCGGAAGAGGGGATGTGGCTTCTCTACGGGGGAATCGCGGCGTCGGCGCTTCTGGTGGCTCTGGGGCTTTTCTATCGCGCGGCGATCGCGGCGTTTCTGGGTCTTTTCGCCTACGCGGAACTTACGGACGTCACGAACTATCTCAACCATTACTACCTCGTCACGCTCCTGGCGCTTCTGATGACGTTTCTTCCCATGAACGCGCGGGGGTCGCTCGACGCGCGGCGCCGGCCGGACGCGGCGCGCGCGCAGGTTCCGGCCTGGACGCTCTGGCTTCTGCGATTCCAGGTCGGGATCGTCTACGTGCACGCGGGACTCGCCAAGCTCGGAAGCGACTGGCTTCTCCACGCCCAGCCTCTCGGGATCTGGCTCAAGGCGCGCGACGAGACGCCCGTGCTCGGGCCGCTCTTCGCGCTCCCCGAGACGGCGTATCTTTTCAGCTGGGGGGGACTTCTCTTCGACACCACGATCGTCGCGTGGCTGCTCTGGAAGCGGACGCGTCCCTTCGCGTTTGCGGCGGTCCTCGTTTTCCACGGGCTGACGCAGATTCTGTTCGACATCGGGATTTTCCCGGCCCTCATGGCGATCAACGCCACCCTCTTTTTCGAGCCCGACTGGCCCTCGCGGATCGCGGCCCGCCTTCGCCGGCGCGCGCCGCCGGCGCCTGCGCCCGGTTCCGCGGTCTCCCGGCCGCCGCCACGATGGGCGCAAGGCGCCCTTCTGGCCTACGGGGCGTTTCAGGTCCTCTTCCCGTTCCGCCACTGGCTTTATCCGGGCGACGTCCTCTGGAATGAACAGGGGATGCGCTGGGCGTGGAAGGTGATGCTCCGGGAAAAAAGCGGAAGCGTGACCTACCACGTGCGCGACCCGCGGACCGGGCGGTCGTGGCAGGTGAGCCCGTCGGAATACCTGACGCCGCGCCAGGAGCTCGAGATGTCCGGCCAGCCCGACCTCATCCTCCAGCTGGCGCACCACGTCGCCGGGGACCTGCGGAGGAAGGGGCATGGGGAGGTGGAGGTCCGGGCCGAGGCGAAGGTGTCCCTGAACGGGCGCCCTTCGCGGCTGATGATCGATCCGGCGGTGGACCTGGCCCGGGTGCGGGACGGGCTGGGCGCGGCCCGGTGGATCCTTCCGGGACCGACCGATCTCCCGCTTCGCGCGAACCCGACCGTTTCCCGGTGA
- a CDS encoding imelysin family protein, producing MRRSRAKFGALPLTALAPALAAAIIPSCGGGGGGGGGAGDTFDREALLANLAANLVLPVYEDFVAKAQALKTAADAYAADVADPDLRAAARQAWKDAMDVWQRAELLQFGPAGKSTEVVAGMNLRDYIYSWPTTSPCDIDREVVAGEFNDADFFQTRLVNVYGLDALEYLLFRADTGNACGSGVPPNSDGAWGALTAEEIEQRRAEYAAACAGNVLARAQQLLDEWAPSGNDFAGKFSNAGTSGVYSSAHAAVNDVFAGMFYLDTMVKDKKIGAPAGISGGTVDPSRVESPTAATSKEHLLRNLETFQFMFLGNRPGDPPGVGFDDFLTARGAPALAAEMETDIAEAIAAVQAIPGTLQDALVSDLSSVQAAHAAIKDITDHLKSQFVTVLNLSVPNTGAGDND from the coding sequence ATGCGGCGTTCACGCGCGAAGTTCGGCGCACTTCCGTTGACGGCCCTGGCGCCCGCCCTGGCGGCGGCGATCATTCCGAGCTGCGGGGGCGGCGGTGGAGGGGGAGGCGGAGCCGGCGATACCTTCGACCGGGAGGCTCTTCTGGCCAACCTGGCGGCGAATCTGGTCCTTCCGGTCTACGAGGACTTCGTGGCCAAGGCGCAGGCCCTGAAGACGGCGGCCGACGCCTACGCCGCCGACGTCGCCGATCCCGACCTGCGCGCCGCCGCGCGGCAGGCCTGGAAGGACGCCATGGACGTCTGGCAGCGGGCGGAGCTTCTGCAATTCGGTCCCGCGGGCAAGAGCACCGAAGTCGTCGCCGGGATGAACCTGAGGGACTACATCTATTCGTGGCCCACGACGAGCCCCTGCGACATCGACCGGGAGGTCGTCGCCGGCGAATTCAACGACGCCGATTTCTTCCAGACCCGCTTGGTCAACGTGTACGGCCTGGACGCCCTGGAGTATCTCCTCTTCCGCGCCGACACGGGAAACGCCTGCGGCTCCGGCGTGCCTCCGAACTCGGACGGAGCGTGGGGCGCGCTGACGGCGGAGGAGATCGAGCAGCGGCGGGCCGAGTACGCCGCGGCGTGCGCCGGAAACGTTCTGGCCCGCGCCCAGCAGCTCCTCGACGAATGGGCGCCCTCGGGAAACGACTTCGCGGGCAAGTTCTCCAACGCCGGGACGAGCGGGGTCTATTCCTCCGCCCACGCGGCCGTCAACGACGTCTTCGCGGGAATGTTCTACCTCGACACGATGGTCAAGGACAAAAAGATCGGAGCGCCCGCCGGGATCAGCGGCGGCACGGTGGACCCGTCCCGCGTGGAATCGCCCACCGCGGCCACGTCCAAAGAACACCTCCTGAGAAACCTGGAAACCTTTCAGTTCATGTTCCTCGGGAACCGTCCGGGGGATCCTCCGGGCGTCGGTTTCGACGACTTCCTGACCGCGCGCGGGGCGCCCGCCCTGGCGGCCGAGATGGAAACCGACATCGCCGAGGCGATCGCGGCGGTCCAGGCGATCCCCGGCACGCTTCAGGACGCCCTCGTCAGCGACCTTTCTTCCGTCCAGGCGGCCCACGCGGCGATCAAGGACATCACGGACCACCTGAAGAGCCAGTTCGTGACCGTCCTCAACCTTTCGGTCCCCAACACGGGCGCCGGGGACAACGATTGA